In Acidimicrobiales bacterium, the DNA window CGCCCGGTGCCGGGCGGCCCCGCCGGACACCTGCGTGCCCGGTGTCGCGACCCGGGCGCGACCGGCAGCCGCCCGGGTACCGGCCTCGGGTACGGACTTCCCCGGCCCACCACTGTCCGCGGCCGTTTTCAGCTATCCTGCGGAGCGACCACTTTCCGCGCGGCCCGGGCGGGCGAGGGACTGGGTCATCGGCGGGGCATGCCCCCGCCGACCAGGACTTTGATCCGCTCAGCCCGTTCGGCAGTTGACCGAAAGTTGAGTTTCCATAGGGGCTGTGTCGATGCTGGTCCGTGACAATCCGTTGTGACACCCTCACGCAGTGGTGTGGGTGGCGACACCGGTGGATCGTGCCCAGGCAAGGGGCACAACACCGGCAGAGCAGGATCTTTGTTGCAGGTGACGGTGGTGGCGGGACCTTCCACCGGTGCCGAAGAGGTGGGTAGTGGGCTCCGGTCACAGGCGGTGGCGGGAGTCGATGACCAGGGAAACCGGCTGCGGGGGCATCTGCCGCAGCACGATGAAGGGTTGCGAGCGACATGAACAGGAAGCTCCTCGGACTGGGACTGGGCATTGCGATGTCCACGTTCGGCGTGGTGGCGGTCCCGACGATGGCATTCGCCGACAGCACCTGCTACACGGGCTGCTCGGCGCCTGGGGACGGCGGGACGACGCCGGCGCCGGCGCCCGTGCAGCCGGTGAGCGCACCGGTGGCGCCGACGCAGGCGCCCGCCTCGGGTGGTCTGGCCTTCACGGGCGCGGACATCGAGGGCATGGCGGCTGTCGGCGCCGGGGCCCTCGTCGTCGGTGGCGTGCTGGTCCGCCGCAGCCGCCGGCACCGTCAGGCCACGGCCTGATCGCACGCGCAGATCCCGAAGCGAACGACCACACCCCCCAGAGCGATGTCCGTCGGACTGAGCTACCAGTCCTGGGTCAACGCCAGGCCGTCTGACCGGCGCGCCCGGGCGCTGCCCCTGCGGGCCCGGGCCTCGGTGGCCTCGGCCATGCGGGCGGTCGCCGTCGTCGACGCCGTCATCCTCGCGGCGGTGTCGGCCGCCATCGGCCTGCCCGTCGGGACGTGGTGGGCGTGGGCCCCCGTGGTGGCCGTCGTGGTCGCCCTGACCGCCACCGGGCACTACCACTCGCGCATCACGCTGAGCGTGGCCCGCGAGACGGGACCGCTGGTGGCGTGGGTGGGCGCCCCCTTCATCCTCCTGGCGCTGGTCCGGGTGCACGGCGCCTCCACCGCCACGCTCGTCGTCACCGCCGCCGTCTCGGCCGTGGGGCTGCTGGTGTCGCGCAGCGTCATCTACGCGTTGGTGCGCCGGCTACGCACGCGCGGCTGGTTCGCCGAGCGGACGCTGTTCATCGGCGCCGGCCAGGTGAGCGCCAAGCTGGCTTCGACGCTCCAGGAGCACCCCGAGTACGGGCTGCGCCCCGTCGGGTTCCTCGACGAGGTCGACAGCGCCGGCCTTCCGCTGCCGCTCTTCGGTGGCGTCGGCATGCTCCGCATGGTGCTGTCCGAGGAGCGCATCGACCGGGTCGTGGTCGCCTTCGGCGTCACGCGCGAGTCGGACATGGTCGACGTCTTCCGGGCGTGCGAGAACGCCTCGGTCGACATCCACGTCCTGCCCCGCTTCTTCGAGCTCGCCACCGCGGTGAGCAGCCGCAACGTCGACGACGTGTGGGGCTACCCGCTCCTGCGCCTGCGGCGCTCGTTGCTGCGGCGCCACGCACGCGCCGTGAAGCGCACCTTCGACGCCGCCGTCGCCGCCGCTGCCCTGCTGCTCGTGTCCCCGCTCTACGCCGCCATCGCCCTGGCGGTGAAGGTCACCAGCCCCGGGCCCGTCCACTTCCGCCAGCAGCGAGTGGGCCAGCGTGGCGTCATCGTCGAGGTCCTGAAGTTCCGTTCGATGCGGGTGAACTCGCGCTCGGACGTCGAGTGGAACCCCACCAACGACGCCGTGACCCGGACGGGCCGCGTGCTGCGGGTCACCGGGCTCGACGAGCTCCCCCAGTTGTGGAACATCCTGAAGGGCGACATGTCGCTGGTCGGGCCCCGTCCCGAGCGCCCGTTCTTCGTGGAGCAGTTCAAGGCCGAGATCCCCCGGTACGACGACCGCCACCGCGTGCCCGTCGGCCTCACGGGTCTGGCCCAGGTCCACGGGCTGCGGGGGGACACCTCGATCGACGAACGGGCGCGCCTCGACAACCAGTACATCGAGAACTGGTCACTGTGGCGCGACGTCGTCATCCTCTTCCAGACGGTGTCCGCTGTCGTCCGTAACATGCTCGAGCCCAGCGGCGAGACCGGCAAGGCCGAGCCTGCGGCCCTGCGCGTCGTACGGGTGGACGAGACTCACCCCGTCGACACCGCCACTCCCGGCACGAAAGAGTCGACGCCGATCGGGTGATCCCGGCGCCGGTCGTGTCCCCGTCCGCGACGGACGGGGCGTGCCGAGGGCGCCCGCATGTCTACAGTTCATCGACCGCACCGCTCACGGCCATGACCGCTCACCCGTCACCTGACGACCCCGACGGGGTCGTTCCCGCACAGGCCCCGGTACCGGCCGCGCCCGTGCACCTGCGCGTCCTGCTCGTCGACGCGTCGGACCGCGGGGGCATCGCCCGCTACACGGCGTGCCTGCGCAGCGCCCTCGAAGCCGAGCGCGTCGACGTGGCGCTGGCCGCGCCGGCGGGGGTGGGTGATCCCGGCCTCGCCCTGCGGGGCCCGCGTTGGGGCCCCGAGGTCGCCCGCATGGGCAGGGCCCGGCTCTACGCCGTGCGCCTGGGCGAGCTCGCCCCGTCGGCACGGGCGTTCAGCCGAGCCGTCGCCCGGGCGCGCCCGACCGTGGTGCACGTGCAGACCGAGGTGGTCCCCGGCATCGACCCCCTGGTGCTGGCGCGCATCTCGCGACGCGTCCCGGTGGTCCTCACCGTCCACGACCCCGTGCCGCTCGAGGGCGGGGCGCGCGCCGTGGCCGACCAGGCCCGCCGGTGGCGTGCCGCCGACGCCCTCGTCATCCACGGCGAGGAGCCCCGGTGCTTCGTCGAGGCGAGCGCGCCGGGCGTGCCCGTCCACGTCGTGCCCGTCGACCTTCCCCTGGGCGGCCCCCGGGTGCCGCGTGCCGACGCCCGACGCAGCCGCGGGCTCACCGACGCCCCCACGGCGCTGTTGCTCGGCCAGGTCCGACCGTACAAGGGCGTCGGCCTGCTGGCCCGGGCGTGGCCCCGGGTGGTGGCCGCCCTGCCCGCCGCCCGCCTCCTCGTCGTGGGGGAGGCCTACGACTCGGCCGACCTCGCCCGCCTGGAGGGTTGCCCGGGCGTCGAGGTGCGCCGGGGCTTCGTGCCCGAAGAGGACCTCGACGGGTGGGCCGCCGCCGCCGACCTGCTCGTCCTGCCCTATGCCGTGGGATCGCACTCGGGGGTGCTGCACCGGGGCCTGGCGGCGGGGACCCCCGTCCTGGCGTCGCCGCCCCTGGCCGAGGAGGTCTTCCGGACCGGCGCCGGAGCCGTCGTCCCCCTCGACCCGGGCGCCTGGGCCGACGCCATGGTGGCCGCCCTGGGCGACCGGCCCCTGCCCCCGCCCGAGGCCCCCACCGGGCGCGGCACGGCGCAGGGCACCATCGACGTCTACCGGTCGGTCCTGGTCGCCCGGACGCGGGCGGTGGCCTAGCCATGCCACGCGGCGCGACCTCGGGGGACGCCCGGCGGCCTCCGGGCGAGGGGGCGGGCGCGGGCGCCGGCGTTCCTTCAGGGGGCGCCCGCACGGGTCGATGCAATTGCCCATGACCCGACGCTCCCGGCTGACCGTCGCCGCCCTGACGGCGGCCGCCTCGAGCGGCCACGCGCTGTACCCGGCCTGGCTGGCGCTCGCCTCGCGCCGTCACCCGGTC includes these proteins:
- a CDS encoding sugar transferase yields the protein MSVGLSYQSWVNARPSDRRARALPLRARASVASAMRAVAVVDAVILAAVSAAIGLPVGTWWAWAPVVAVVVALTATGHYHSRITLSVARETGPLVAWVGAPFILLALVRVHGASTATLVVTAAVSAVGLLVSRSVIYALVRRLRTRGWFAERTLFIGAGQVSAKLASTLQEHPEYGLRPVGFLDEVDSAGLPLPLFGGVGMLRMVLSEERIDRVVVAFGVTRESDMVDVFRACENASVDIHVLPRFFELATAVSSRNVDDVWGYPLLRLRRSLLRRHARAVKRTFDAAVAAAALLLVSPLYAAIALAVKVTSPGPVHFRQQRVGQRGVIVEVLKFRSMRVNSRSDVEWNPTNDAVTRTGRVLRVTGLDELPQLWNILKGDMSLVGPRPERPFFVEQFKAEIPRYDDRHRVPVGLTGLAQVHGLRGDTSIDERARLDNQYIENWSLWRDVVILFQTVSAVVRNMLEPSGETGKAEPAALRVVRVDETHPVDTATPGTKESTPIG
- a CDS encoding glycosyltransferase, translating into MTAHPSPDDPDGVVPAQAPVPAAPVHLRVLLVDASDRGGIARYTACLRSALEAERVDVALAAPAGVGDPGLALRGPRWGPEVARMGRARLYAVRLGELAPSARAFSRAVARARPTVVHVQTEVVPGIDPLVLARISRRVPVVLTVHDPVPLEGGARAVADQARRWRAADALVIHGEEPRCFVEASAPGVPVHVVPVDLPLGGPRVPRADARRSRGLTDAPTALLLGQVRPYKGVGLLARAWPRVVAALPAARLLVVGEAYDSADLARLEGCPGVEVRRGFVPEEDLDGWAAAADLLVLPYAVGSHSGVLHRGLAAGTPVLASPPLAEEVFRTGAGAVVPLDPGAWADAMVAALGDRPLPPPEAPTGRGTAQGTIDVYRSVLVARTRAVA